In a genomic window of Ipomoea triloba cultivar NCNSP0323 chromosome 3, ASM357664v1:
- the LOC116012965 gene encoding uncharacterized protein LOC116012965 encodes MPIINTSIVFIITLALFSLVAAAYPRAPPASVGSTDGGGFPAADRRRISADVVGDMEKPILWRRMMIATRPHKSPSAPHNFPHQRRLSGTSSEHEDQRPPSPAAKSSGMGGAGDDDGLTKMKEEIISSCGGKHNHGEYAGVVARRCRRWRRLIAAGATAGPHKSPSAPHNFRHQRRLSGTSSEHEDRRPPSPATKNSGMGGAGDDGGMSKMKEEIISSCGGKHNNHGDDYGVVARRCRRWRRLIAAGASDSPPSSGYHRH; translated from the exons ATGCCCATAATTAATACTAGTATCGTCTTTATCATCACGCTAGCACTATTCTCACTTGTCGCCGCCGCATATCCCCGCGCTCCGCCGGCTTCTGTTGGTTCCACAGACGGCGGCGGCTTCCCTGCAGCTGATCGCCGCCGTATTTCGGCCG ATGTGGTTGGCGACATGGAGAAGCCGATATTATGGAGGAGGATGATGATTGCAACCAGACCACACAAGTCTCCTTCCGCGCCGCATAACTTCCCTCATCAACG GCGGCTCTCAGGCACTTCATCCGAACACGAAGACCAACGACCACCGTCTCCGGCGGCAAAGAGCAGCGGCATGGGCGGTGCCGGTGATGATGATGGATTGACCAAAATGAAAGAGGAAATTATCAGCAGTTGTGGAGGAAAGCATAACCATGGTGAATACGCAGGAGTGGTTGCCAGAAGATGTCGCCGGTGGAGGAGGTTGATCGCCGCCGGTGCAACCGCCGGCCCACATAAATCTCCTTCCGCGCCGCATAACTTCCGTCATCAACG GCGGCTCTCAGGCACTTCATCGGAACATGAAGACCGACGTCCACCGTCTCCGGCGACAAAGAACAGCGGCATGGGCGGTGCCGGTGATGATGGTGGAATGAGCAAAATGAAAGAGGAAATTATCAGCAGTTGTGGAGGAAAGCATAATAATCATGGTGATGACTATGGAGTGGTTGCCAGAAGATGTCGCCGGTGGAGGAGGTTGATCGCCGCCGGTGCAAGCGATTCTCCACCGTCTTCCGGCTACCATCGCCattaa
- the LOC116014070 gene encoding uncharacterized protein LOC116014070: MASILKIFAVVACFALSLCFHGVAGSISCENLNKESCGFAISSSGKRCVLEKHVRRGGEEAYTCRTSEIEADKKLLKDSIETEECIQACGVDRNSLGISSDALLESQFTQKLCSTPCYHRCPNIIDLYFNLAAGEGVYLPKLCEEVGSSNARRAMAEIVSSGVVAPGPESPVNFIGASEPALPPF; the protein is encoded by the exons ATGGCCTCCATCTTGAAGATTTTTGCTGTGGTTGCTTGTTTTGCCCTTTCCTTGTGCTTCCATGGCGTCGCTG GGAGCATATCCTGCGAGAATTTGAACAAGGAATCGTGCGGTTTCGCAATATCATCAAGCGGGAAGCGTTGCGTGCTGGAGAAGCACGTCCGGCGCGGCGGCGAGGAAGCGTACACCTGCCGGACGTCGGAAATCGAGGCCGACAAGAAGCTATTGAAGGACTCGATTGAAACGGAGGAGTGCATCCAGGCCTGCGGCGTCGACCGGAACTCCCTCGGAATCTCCTCCGACGCTCTCCTGGAATCGCAATTCACGCAGAAGCTTTGCTCGACGCCCTGCTACCACCGCTGCCCTAACATCATCGATCTCTACTTCAATCTCGCCGCCGGCGAAGGCGTGTATCTCCCGAAATTGTGCGAGGAAGTAGGGTCGTCTAACGCTCGCCGCGCAATGGCGGAGATTGTGAGCTCCGGTGTCGTCGCACCGGGGCCGGAGTCGCCGGTCAACTTCATTGGTGCATCGGAGCCGGCGTTGCCTCCgttctaa